One region of Acidobacteriota bacterium genomic DNA includes:
- the mutL gene encoding DNA mismatch repair endonuclease MutL yields the protein MAQATRIRQLPAGLANQIAAGEVVERPASAVKELVENALDAGATRIAVAIEFGGKRLIRVEDDGEGMTSADAVLAVERHATSKIRTPDDLAAIATLGFRGEALPSIASVSHFRLRTRARGEASGTEVRVDGGGKPEATETGAPEGTLVEVRDLFYNVPARRKFLKSDGAETTHISRAMTQVALGYVGVGFLLKSGNRTLIDCPPASDFDERFFQIYGERPDLVPVRKQAGGVRLTGLAAALAEEGSTRGPQHLWVNRRAVKDKTILHAVNEGYRRATIKPRSPEVHLFIELPPDRVDVNVHPAKAEVRFLEQSLVHEVVRRGMLEALGGDAVPTLSLEPPGAPAPEPRDRSIPGIVSTLGAGGGWKPAAGGSRGPGGASVAHDRADAASGAPGGRRQDAVESAAVSPTVTWRPAGMEAGGAETAPLIPLGQFRDTFIVAVDNDGVVLIDQHVAHERILYEQVKERLTSGRLESQRLLEPLLMDLPPGAREALAAHAAELDRLGFEIEPFGGDSIRVAAVPALFDRAACEATVRALANDLEGFERGANVEDAISRIAATTACHAAVKAHDTLTREKMTWILQELRRTSYSTVCPHGRPVLLRIPRLEIERRFERI from the coding sequence GTGGCGCAGGCCACCCGCATCAGGCAGCTTCCCGCCGGGCTGGCGAATCAGATCGCGGCGGGCGAAGTGGTCGAGCGGCCGGCGTCGGCCGTCAAGGAACTGGTCGAGAACGCGCTCGACGCGGGCGCGACCCGCATTGCCGTCGCCATCGAGTTCGGCGGCAAGCGGCTGATCCGGGTCGAGGACGACGGCGAGGGGATGACCTCGGCGGACGCCGTACTGGCCGTCGAGCGGCACGCCACGAGCAAGATTCGGACGCCGGACGACCTGGCCGCCATCGCGACGCTCGGTTTCCGGGGGGAGGCGCTCCCGAGCATCGCGTCGGTCTCCCACTTCCGGTTGCGGACGCGCGCGCGAGGCGAAGCAAGCGGCACCGAGGTGCGCGTGGACGGCGGCGGGAAACCGGAGGCGACCGAGACCGGCGCGCCCGAGGGCACGCTGGTCGAGGTGCGCGACCTTTTCTACAACGTTCCCGCACGGCGGAAGTTCCTGAAGTCGGACGGCGCGGAAACGACGCACATCTCGCGGGCGATGACCCAGGTCGCGCTCGGCTACGTCGGCGTCGGGTTTCTCCTGAAGAGCGGCAACCGAACCCTGATCGACTGCCCGCCGGCGTCTGACTTCGACGAGCGTTTCTTCCAGATCTACGGCGAGCGGCCCGATCTCGTGCCGGTCAGGAAGCAGGCCGGAGGCGTTCGCCTCACCGGTCTCGCCGCGGCCCTCGCCGAGGAGGGATCGACGCGCGGCCCGCAGCACCTGTGGGTGAACCGCCGCGCGGTGAAGGACAAGACGATCCTGCACGCGGTGAACGAAGGCTACCGGCGCGCCACGATCAAGCCGCGCAGCCCGGAGGTGCATCTGTTCATCGAGCTGCCGCCCGACCGGGTCGACGTCAACGTCCATCCCGCGAAGGCGGAGGTCCGCTTTCTGGAGCAGTCGCTGGTGCACGAGGTGGTGCGCCGCGGGATGCTGGAAGCGCTCGGCGGGGACGCGGTGCCGACCCTGTCGCTCGAACCGCCGGGCGCGCCGGCGCCCGAACCGCGCGACCGGTCGATACCCGGTATCGTCAGCACCCTTGGCGCCGGGGGCGGCTGGAAGCCGGCGGCTGGCGGTTCGCGCGGGCCGGGTGGCGCATCCGTGGCGCATGACCGCGCGGACGCCGCGAGCGGGGCGCCGGGCGGACGCCGGCAGGACGCCGTGGAGTCGGCGGCGGTCTCGCCGACGGTCACCTGGAGGCCGGCCGGCATGGAGGCGGGAGGCGCCGAGACGGCGCCGCTCATCCCGCTCGGCCAGTTCCGCGACACCTTCATCGTGGCGGTGGACAACGATGGAGTCGTCCTGATCGATCAGCATGTGGCCCATGAGCGGATCCTTTACGAGCAGGTGAAGGAGCGGCTGACGTCGGGCCGCCTCGAGTCGCAGCGCCTGCTCGAGCCGCTGCTGATGGATCTTCCCCCCGGCGCGCGCGAGGCGCTCGCCGCCCACGCCGCCGAGCTGGACCGCCTCGGCTTCGAGATCGAGCCGTTCGGCGGTGACAGTATCCGGGTCGCGGCGGTTCCGGCGCTCTTCGACCGTGCCGCCTGCGAGGCGACGGTCCGTGCCCTGGCGAACGACCTGGAAGGGTTCGAACGGGGCGCCAACGTCGAGGACGCGATCAGCCGGATAGCCGCCACGACTGCCTGTCACGCCGCCGTGAAGGCGCATGACACGCTGACTCGCGAGAAAATGACCTGGATCCTGCAGGAGCTCCGCCGGACGTCGTACTCCACCGTCTGCCCCCACGGACGCCCGGTGCTCCTTCGTATTCCCCGGCTGGAGATCGAACGCCGCTTCGAGCGCATCTAG
- a CDS encoding PQQ-binding-like beta-propeller repeat protein, producing the protein MMQTTRLALAPGLLAVLAVLAAPAMAQTDNGEWRSYGGDIANTRYAPLDLIDGSNFNDLEEVWRLQTRNFGPEPEFNFQATPLMVDGVVYSTAGLRRAAIAADAGTGELLWMHRLDEGERAEVAPRRRSGRGLAYRDDGGDGQIFYVTPGYRLVGLNARTGERLPGFGEDGIVDLMQNMDQEIDPLSGEIGLHATPLVAGDTIVVGAAHVPGSAPRSMRNTKGYIRGFDADSGTRKWIFHTIPGADEFGNDTWLNDSWRYTGNTGVWGQIGADLELGIVYLPTEMPTNDYYGGHRHGDNLFSDSIVAVDIETGDRLWHYQVIKHDVWDWDFPCAPVLVDVTMNGVERKLIAQPSKQAWLYVLDRETGEPIWPVEEREMPASDVPGELLSPTQLFPTRPLPYDRQGVSIDDLIDFTPELRAEAVERVANFRMGPIFTPPVVADPASPYGTLMLPSAGGGTNWPGGSVDPETGIFYQYSFTQVTSLGLVNDPERSDMNYIRGNPPGVSARLRSLTIDGLPLIQPPWGRITAIDLATGEHVWQIPHGEPPDAVRNHAAIAGRALGRLGWIGRVGTLITPTLVIAGDPVSYTTETGDVGAMLRAYDKATGEELGAVYMPAAVSGAPMTYLHEGQQYIVTAIGNGGHVGELIAYRLPETE; encoded by the coding sequence ATCATGCAGACAACTCGGCTCGCCCTGGCGCCAGGGCTGCTAGCGGTTCTCGCCGTTCTCGCGGCGCCCGCGATGGCGCAGACCGACAACGGCGAGTGGCGGAGCTACGGGGGCGACATCGCCAATACGCGGTACGCGCCGCTCGATCTGATTGACGGCTCCAACTTCAACGACCTCGAGGAGGTGTGGCGCCTCCAGACCCGCAACTTCGGACCCGAGCCGGAGTTCAACTTCCAGGCGACGCCGCTGATGGTGGACGGCGTCGTCTACTCGACGGCCGGTCTGCGCCGGGCGGCCATCGCGGCCGATGCCGGCACCGGCGAACTGCTCTGGATGCACCGGCTGGACGAGGGGGAGCGGGCGGAAGTGGCGCCGCGCCGCCGGTCCGGCCGCGGCCTTGCCTACCGCGACGACGGAGGCGATGGCCAGATCTTCTATGTGACGCCCGGCTACCGGCTGGTCGGCCTGAACGCCCGGACCGGCGAGCGCCTGCCCGGCTTCGGCGAGGATGGCATCGTGGACCTGATGCAGAACATGGACCAGGAAATCGATCCCCTCTCGGGTGAGATCGGCCTGCACGCGACGCCGCTGGTGGCGGGTGACACCATCGTCGTCGGCGCCGCGCACGTTCCCGGAAGCGCACCCCGTTCGATGCGGAACACGAAGGGCTATATCCGCGGCTTCGATGCCGACTCGGGAACCCGGAAGTGGATCTTCCACACGATTCCGGGCGCCGACGAGTTCGGTAACGACACGTGGCTGAACGATTCGTGGCGTTACACCGGCAACACCGGGGTCTGGGGGCAGATTGGCGCCGACCTGGAACTCGGCATCGTCTATCTGCCGACCGAGATGCCGACCAACGACTACTACGGCGGTCACCGCCATGGCGACAATCTGTTCTCGGACAGCATCGTCGCGGTCGATATCGAAACCGGCGACCGCCTCTGGCACTACCAGGTGATCAAGCACGACGTCTGGGACTGGGACTTTCCCTGCGCGCCGGTCCTCGTCGACGTGACGATGAACGGTGTCGAGCGGAAGCTGATCGCGCAGCCGAGCAAGCAGGCATGGCTGTATGTGCTCGACCGCGAGACGGGCGAGCCCATCTGGCCGGTCGAGGAGCGCGAGATGCCGGCCTCCGACGTGCCCGGAGAGCTCCTTTCCCCGACCCAGCTCTTCCCGACGAGGCCGCTGCCGTACGACCGGCAGGGGGTGAGCATCGACGATCTGATCGACTTCACGCCGGAGCTGCGGGCCGAGGCGGTGGAGCGGGTGGCGAACTTCCGGATGGGTCCGATCTTCACGCCGCCGGTGGTCGCTGACCCGGCGAGCCCCTACGGTACGCTGATGCTGCCGTCGGCGGGCGGGGGGACCAACTGGCCGGGCGGGTCGGTCGACCCGGAAACCGGCATCTTCTACCAGTACTCGTTCACGCAGGTCACCTCGCTCGGCCTCGTGAACGACCCGGAGCGTTCCGACATGAACTACATCCGGGGGAATCCGCCCGGCGTGTCGGCCCGCCTGCGTTCGCTCACCATTGATGGCCTGCCCCTGATTCAACCGCCGTGGGGGCGCATCACGGCGATAGACCTGGCGACCGGCGAACACGTCTGGCAGATTCCACATGGCGAGCCGCCGGACGCGGTGCGGAACCATGCCGCTATCGCCGGGCGGGCCCTGGGCCGCCTGGGCTGGATCGGCCGCGTCGGAACCCTGATCACGCCGACATTGGTGATCGCGGGCGATCCCGTCTCGTACACCACGGAGACGGGCGACGTGGGAGCCATGCTCCGCGCGTACGACAAGGCGACCGGAGAGGAACTGGGCGCCGTCTACATGCCGGCGGCCGTCTCGGGCGCGCCGATGACCTATCTGCATGAGGGACAGCAGTACATCGTCACCGCGATCGGCAACGGCGGTCACGTGGGCGAGCTGATCGCCTACCGGCTGCCGGAAACGGAATAG